TCTCCCATCAAGCATGTGCGGCCCATGTCGTCTTATGCCAAGCAGATGGGCTACTATGCCTCCGATTCTCCTGCCAGTACGAGCAACAACCAGAAAGACCGAGTGGTCTTCGATTACACCGACATCATCACTCTTTACAACAGCACCTTCACCAGCAGTGGAGGGGTGACGGGCAGCAATGCCAATAACCTGAATGCTCATCTGGCCGCCACTCAGGCTGTGATCAATAAGATGGATCTGATGTGGTGCGGGGGGCAGTTAAAGTCCCAATGGCCAGCGACTCTGACGACTACCGACCTCGCAGACACGGGGCTGATCAATCCGCGCAAATCCATCGTGGCGGGGGTCCTGTATGGTTACAGTACCAGCCGAGGCAGTTCGGAGAGTTCCTACGCTGCGGAGGTTCGCGACCGCTGCCGCATTGCCGCCTATCTCGTCAGCATCAGTCCGCAGTCATTCACTCTGAAATAAGGCTCTTCGCGCGTTTCATTTTCATCCTTTCCCGTCATGAATCTTTTTTCCCGTAGGACTCTGGATCGCAGCCAGCCCAACCGTCGTGACTTCATGGTGCAGAGCACCTGTGCGGGGCTCGGCATCACCAGCGCTGTGAATACCCTGGCCCATCTTCAGTTGGTGGGCACCTCGGCGGCTCAGTCCGCAGGGAATGATTATAAGGCCTTGGTGTGCATTTTCCTCAATGGCGGCTGTGATACGAATAACCTCCTGTTACCCATCGCAGGCACCGCACGGACCCACTATGAAAGCGGGCGCGGCATCCCTCAATACATCGATGCCAGTAAAGGGGGCGTCGCCATCCCTCTGGAGGACATCACGGCCGCAGGCACCCAGATCAGTCCGTTGAATGCCGTCGGCACCTATGAGCATGCAGCGGGTTACATCGGCCAAGATGGCAGTGGCAATCGCATGGCCGTGCATCCGGGGGCGTATCATCTCAAGACCTTGTTTGATGCTGAAGAGCTCTGCTTCATTTCCAATGTCGGCGTGCTCACGCAGCCGAATGTGACCCGGGCTAACTTTAGCGCGTTACCCATCTCGCAGAAGCCGCCGCAGTTGTTCTCCCACTCAGATCAGCAGACGCAGTGGCAGTCCTCCATCCCGGACAAGCCCTTCAAAAGCGGCTGGGGTGGGCGCTTGGCGGATCTGCTGGATGGCATCCACAATACAGACCCCAATGCGCTGTCCATGATGGTGTCTGTGAATGGCTTCAATAGCTTTCAGGTGGGCGTGCAGCAGCAGCCTTATGTCATGGGCTCATCGGGGGTGACATCGTTTTCTGGATTCGGCACCAACTACACCAACGGCCTCCTCACCTTGGGGCAGCAGCCTTACACGGGTTACAATGCCTTTGCCAATCCCGGCACCGCCAACTCGAACTACAAGAACAGCAATGCCGGCTGGCGCTTGGCGGCTCTGGAGCAGATGCTGGGCATGTCCCACGCCAGCTTGTTCGATCAAGGTTACGCCAATGTGGCCAAGAGCGCACGTGTGACGGAAGGGCTGGTGGGAGGCGCGCTCAGCATCACCGCCAATGGCTCGGCGACCACCCTGGACTCCCATTTCGTCAATGCCTTTGCAGGCACAGGCATCGATGGCCTAACCAATAACTTTGCACAACAGATGCGCATGGTAGCCCGGTTGATCGTGGGAAACTCCGCCCTCAATAACAAACGCCAGATCTTCTTCGTGCAGCTTGGCGGTTGGGATACGCATACCTCCCAGATCCCGGTGCTGAACAATGTGGCGCGCACGGATCAGAGCTACTACAGCCTGATGCTCCAGCTCTCCTGCGCCATGAAGGGCTTCCGGGATAGCATTCAGGGAGCTGGGATGTGGGACAACGTGACGGCCTTTACCGCCTCGGATTTCACCCGCACCTTTACGCCGAATAAAACGGACGCCACCGGTGGCTCAGATCACGGTTGGGGTGGGCACATGATGGTGATGGGCGGTGCGGTGCGTGGTAAGCGCATCTTTGGCACTTATCCAGATTTGACCGTCAATGGTGGCATTGATGTGCAGGGGAACCGCGGGCGCTGGATTCCCTCCACCTCGGTGGATCAATATGCGGCGGTCTTGGCCAAGTGGTTCGGCGTCGGCCCAGATCAATTGAGTGCGATCTTCCCCAATCTCTCGCGCTTTACCGATCCCTTCACTCCGGCGGCGAAGCTTGAGTTTATGGACGCGGTGGCTTGATTCGGTCATATTGCGGTTATGTTTTCGTTGCCCCAAAGGCCCGGCCCGTATCTCATCGCTCTGCTGCTCATCATTCTAGGCGTTCTTTCCTTTTGGATGCTGAAGGTGCTGAATGATCCGGCCATCCAGCAGGCGGTGCAGAAAAACAAGAGCCCTACGAGCAGCCTGCCGCCCCAGCCCACGGCCCCTCTCGCCGTGCCCGCCCCGCCGCCTCTGTCGGATCAGCCGATCGACCCCGCCTTTGTGCAGATGCATGAGGAGATGCTGCTGCCGGAGACTCCCCCCGAGCGGGAGCTGGAGATCCTCCAGGAGTTGATGTCCCTGCACCAAAAGGCCATGAAGGACAGTTCCTTTGGAGATAACGCGGATGTGACCCAGGCTCTGGTGGGGCAGTCCGTGCAAGGGATTTGGTTACCCCGACAGTCTCCGCGGATTCAAGACGGGCGGTTGCTCGACCGCTGGGGCACGCCCTACTGGTTTCATGCCAATACCGGCAGTCAGGTGGAAATCCGCTCCGCAGGTCCAGACCGGAATCTGTTTTCTCCCGACGACATCATCCTGAATGGAAGCCCCGCCGGGTTCGGCGCGACTCCCGCTCAGCCGTGATCCCCGACATCAGGCTCTGAAGTCAGTCCACACGTCCATTTTATCAGCGCATCGTTCGGAGCCCCGGCTTCAGCCGGACTCTTTGCCCACGTGGGGCCGACCCAAAAAAGCCATGCCCAGGAGTGGCATCCAGGCATGGCGTAAGGGGAGAGCCGCTTAGCTCACCTTGAGATCAATAGCTGCGGGCGAAGACGACGCGGCGCTGGCTGGGTTTGCCAGTCAGGAAGCATTTGCCTTCTTCCGCGAACTCGTCGCTCAGCGGCACGCAGCGGATGGTCACCTTCATGTCTTTGGCGATCTGGTCTTCCTCGTCGTTGCTGCCCGCCCAGTGCATGAGGGCGAAGCCGCCGGGGGCTCCTTCGGCAAAGAAGGCTTTGAATTCCTCCAGCGTGTCCAGCTTCTTCATGTTGGAGTCACGCATGGCTGTGGCGCGGGCCAGCAGCGCATCCTGAATCTCCTGGAGCAGTTCGGTCACGTTCTGGAGGAAGTCCTCCTTGCCCATGAACTCCTTGGCTTTCGGGCCTTGGTCTCGGCGACAGACGGCGACACTGCGGCTGGTGATGTCACGCGGACCGATCTCGATGCGCAGAGGCACCCCTTTCTTGATCCATTCCCAGTTCTTAGCACCGCCTTGCAGATCGCGCTTATCCACATGCACGCGCAGCGGCTCGCCGTGGAAGGTCTGGGCGCGTAGCGTCTTGGCGAGGGCTTCGCAGGAGTCGATGACCTCCTGGCGGGTGTCAGGCTTGGGCGTCACTGGCAGGATGACGATCTGGCTCGGGGCCACACGCGGTGGGATGATGACGCCATCGTCATCCCCATGGGCCATGATGAGGGTGCCGATCATGCGGGTGCTCACACCCCAGCTGGTGGTGTGGGCAAACTGACGCGTGTTGTCACGACCCAGGAACTGGATGTTCGCGGCTTTGGCGAAGTTTTGGCCCAGGTAGTGGCTGGTGCCGGCCTGGATGGCTTTACGATCCTGCACCATGGCTTCGACCGTGAAGGTATTCACGGCACCGGGGAAACGCTCGTTCTCAGTCTTCTCCCCAGGGATCACCGGCAGGGCTAGGTGATTGCGCATGAAGTCGGCATACACCTTGTGCATGAGCTTGGTCTCATCCATGGCCTCTTCAAAGGTCTCATGGGCGGTGTGGCCTTCCTGCCAGAGGAATTCGGCGGTGCGCAGGAACAAGCGAGGGCGCATCTCCCAGCGCATCACGTTGGCCCACTGATTGATCAGCAGGGGCAGGTCGCGATAGCTCTGCACCCAGCGGGCAAAAGCGGCGCCGATGATAGTTTCCGAGGTGGGGCGGATGACGAAAGGCTCCTCCAGCTTGCCTGTGGGGATCATCTTGGTGGTGCCATCGGGCTGCTTTTGCGCCTCCAGGCGGTGGTGGGTGACCACGGCACACTCGGTGGCAAAGCCTTCGGCGTGTTCGGCTTCTTTTTCCAGATAGCTCAGGGGGATGAGCAGGGGGAAGTAGGCATTGACGTGCCCGGTCTCCTTGAATTTGACATCGAGCTGGCGCTGAATGTTTTCCCACAGGCCATAGCCCCACGGCTTGATCACCATGCATCCGCGCACTTCGGAGTTTTCCGCCATGTCGGCGGCACGGACGACTTGCTGATACCACTCAGGGAAATCTTTTTCGCGGGTGGGGGAGATAGCAGGGGCTTGGCTCATGATTGGGGCCTGCACAGTAAAGGCAATCAGCGGGCGGTCAAATTCATCGCCAAGACTGGCGAAGCTTAATCCGGGAAGTTTCGGCCTCCCTGTGGAAGGGAGAGGAATTTACCTCACGCCCAGGCCTGCCGCAGCAGGCGCAGGAAGTTTCCGCTCATGATGCCTTCGATATCGGTCTGGCTGTAGCCGCGTTTCTCCAGCATGGCGGGGATGCGGGCGAGATCGGCGATGGTGTCGAGGTCCTCCGGGGTTTGTTCGATGCCGTAGCCGCCGTCGAGATCGGTGCCGATGCCGCTGTGCTGGGCATTACCTGCGAGCTGGCAGATGTGGTCGATGTGATCGCAGATAACTTCCAGCTTCAGGCCGGTCTCCTGCGGGGTGGTTTGCCCACGCACCCAGCCGGGTATCATCATCCAGGCATCCAGGGCGGCCCCGAGCACGGCTCCGCGTTCGATCAGGGCTTTGATCTGTTCATCGCTGAACTGGCGCACGTCGGGCACCAGGGAGCGGCAGTTGCTGTGGCTGGCCCAGATCGTGCCTTGGAAGATCTCCAGAGCCTCCCAGAAACAACCGTCGGAGAGGTGGGTCACATCCAGGATCATGCCCAGGCGGTCCATCTCCTGGATGAGTTCCTTGCCGCCTTTGGGCAGGCCGCCGACTTGATCATGACCCAGGGCGTATTTGCACACACCATAGTGTGCGGGGCCCATGGCACGCAGGCCCTGCTCCCAATGCCGCTCCAGGTGCTCCACGCTGCGGATGCTGTCGGCCCCTTCCAGGCTGAGGATGTAGCCGATGGGTTTATCGTCATTCGGGGTGCCATCCGTCCACAGGCTGATCATGGCCTCCAGGCCTGCCCGATCCGTGATCTGGCGCATGTGTCCCTCCTCCTCCATGGCGCGATACCAGGCGAGCTGGCCCTGGGTCTGCGCATAGGCTTGCTCGGAGGACATCCAGTTGGCCATGGGGCGCGGACCCACCATGCAACCGGCCAGCTGGGTGGCCACACACAGGCCCATCTCTGTCTTTCGCATTTCTGGAAAAGCCGTGGTGCCTAGCGCGCGGCCTTTCATATCCGTCATGCCTTCTTCGCGACGGCGGATCTCATGCACCGGCAGGCGCAGATCGCGATTGTATTCCAGAGCATTGAGACTGAGGTCGAGATGGGCGTCGAAGGTGAGCATGGGAGACGGGAGAAAAAACGCGGTGAAACTCGGGTTTATGCGAGCGAAAAACAGCCGGGCAAACGATCCGCTCCACTGTCCGCGAAATCACGGGGCAGGATAGCGCGAGAACTGACGAGTTTGCATGATTTTGCTTCCTCGGGATGGTGGGTTGAATTTCCGATGGGGCCCTTGGGGAAAGTGAGGGAGTTTAGACAGGATTAACAAGATGGGCAGGATTGGCGGAGAGGCCGAGGGAGTGGAAGTGCCTAACTAATTTTTGGTTTGGCAGTTTAGATTTGAGATCTGGAATCTGAGATTTGAATTGAAAATGGAGCCACGGCAGGTGCAGGCAGGGTGGAACTTGGTTTGACCTGTGACTTGGACGGGCGATGGTTTCCTCCCCCCAACCGACCATGTTAAATTCTCTTTCTGATCTGACGCTGAAGAAGCAAGCTGGTGAACGTGTGAGCGTGCTCACGGCTTACGATTACCCCATGGCCCGTCTGCTGGATGAGGCGGGGGTGGATCTCTTGCTGGTGGGAGATTCTCTGGGCATGGTGGTACTGGGCATGCCGGATACTACGGGAGTGACGATGGAGATCATGTGCCATCACATCCGCGCCGTGCGGCGTGGGGTGAAGCGGGTGCCAGTGATCGGTGATCTGCCTTTCCATGCCTATGAGACCCCCGCGCAGGCTTTGGCCAATGCACGTCTTTTGATCGAGGCGGGCGCGGATGCGGTGAAGCTGGAAGGCGGGGCGGCCTTTATCCCGCAGGTGCGAGCCATTGTGGAGGCGGGGATTCCGTTTGTTGGCCACATCGGCATGCTGCCGCAGAGTGTGAAGGAAGAGGGCGGCTATAAGAAAAAGGGCAAGACGCCTGCGCAAGCGGAGCAATTGCTGGCAGATGCTCTCGCTCTGGATGCGGCGGGGGCCTGTGCCATCGTTCTCGAAAGTGTGGTGGCAGACGTGGCGGCGGAGATCACGCGCCAGATCAAGGCGACGACCATCGGCATCGGGGCAGGGAAGGAGACGGATGCCCAGGTACTGGTGACGCCGGATCTTATCGGGGCCTTCCCTTGGTTTTGCCCGCCTTTTGCCATTCCTCGTGCCAATGTGGCCGGAGAGATCCAGCGGGCGGTGAAGGAGTGGATGGAGGCTATTCAGTGATCAGTGGTCAGTATGCAGTGGTCAGAGGCCGAACACGTGGTGGTAGCTGGATGTGTTCAGCGCGAGGGTAGCTCGTTCGCATGAAACGTCCTTTCGCTGACCATCCGGCTTTCAATGGACGCGAGGAGTCGTTCGGACGCCCGAAGCTCTTTTGGCCATCGCAACCCTTTCCCTGAGCCGGATAGTTTGGCGCAGAGCGCTATCTGACAGCAGACTGGGTTTGCGCCAAACACATCCGTACTACGACCAGCCTTCGGTATTCAGTCTCTGAAAACTGAATACCGAAGACTGTTTACTGACTACTTCGCGTGCTCTTGCTTGTAGTGCTCAGCCAGGATGTCGCGGCCAAAGTCACCGTCGAAGCTACGCAGGACACTGTGAGGGTGGTTGGCACCGTTTTGCACGTTGTCGTATTCGATGAGGAAGGTCTTGCCCTGCACCCGATAGTAGTGGGGCTCGCCACGCTCTTTACCACCGGCCCAGGCGAAGTAAACGGGACCGTTTTTCTCAATCTCAGCCCAGGTTTCAGCGGCCACTTCAGGGCGCAGGCGGGTGAGGTATTCGTCGATGATCTCGTGAAGCTTGGCTTTTTGCTCGGCGTTGAGCTCGGTATCAGCCAGGCCATCGGGCTTGAGGGGATCCACTTTCTTAGCGGCCTCAGTCAGCATTTCTTTGGGAGCTTCCACATTGAAGAAAGCGGTCTTGAATTGGGCTTCGTCCAAGGACTTCACCAGCTCCCGGCCGAGGTCTTCTTCCTTACCCAGCACACGCAGACCGACCAGCGGGCCCTGACGCAGTTCACCGGGGTTAGTGCCCATGAAGGCGGGAGTGGCCCGAAGCAACTCACCATCTTTAATGGTGAAGTTCAGGGACATGTGGTGCCCCTCGATACGCCAGCCCCAGGTGCCTTTTGGATCGGGCGTGCCGAAGATGCTGACGAAGTATTTCTCAGGATCGCGTTTTTCACGGATCGCAGCGCGCTTGGATTCATCGGCGGCGCTTTCCATTTGATAGAGCACTTCTTCCAGAGACATGATGGTGACGGCCTTAGCGGCACCTCGGAAACCGAGCCCGGTATTCATGAGGGCATGGGCCAGCAGGCGTTGTTGGGGAGTCATTTCCTTCATCGGCAGGCCCTTGCGCTCGCGCGGGATGAAGTGCCAGTTCAGGCGCTCTTCATCGTCAAACTTGAAGGTAGCCTTGGCTTTTTGCTCGGGGGTGAGGGAGTGCAGAAAGGTATCTGCGACCCCAGCCATCTGGAGGCCCGCATCATGAGCATGGACGGGGGCGACGGAAAAGAGAAGGGCGCATGAGAGCGAAGCAAACAAGGGGCGGAACATAGGAAGGGAGGTTGGCAATGGCAGAGACGAACGCGCCAGAAAAGGCGTCTTTGTCACAGAACCCGCCTCTCAGAGCGGCTTTTTGCAAAAAGAATCCACAGATAAGCCCGCGATGATTGACACTCAGCGTCAAAATCCTCTAGTCTGACAATTCACAAAAAATTTCCGCGAATCCCCCCGCCGCATGTATTCAAACGAAGAATATCTCCTGGAACTGCTGACTGAGTCAGGGTTGATCGCCGATCGCGACCTTCAACAGGCCAAAACCACCAAGAAACCGACCGAGACTCTGCTGGAGTGCCTGATTAAAACCGGGGTGGTCAGTGATGAGCAAGTCGCCCAGACGGTGGCGGTGAATTCCGGCATGGAGTATGTGGATCTGAACGGTTTTGCCGTGAATCCTTCCCTCAAGGGGCTGGTGCCGATGGAAGTGGCCCAACGTTATAAAGTGGTGCCGATCGGCATCAATGGCACCGCACTCCAGGTGGCGGTGGCTGACCCTTACGATTTCGAGACGTTGGACTCCCTGCCGCACGTGCTGCAGCCAGATCTGGAAATCTTCTGCTCCACTCCAGCGCTGATCAAGACCGTCCAGGCCAACATTTACGGCAATGAGATCTTTGGTGATGCGGTGACTAAAAGTGGCGGTGGTGCCAGCGATGGCGATGCTCCGATCATCAAGTTGGTGACCAACACCCTGATGGAGGCCTTTAAAAACGGTACCTCCGATATTCACATCGAGCCACTGGAGAAGGATGTGCGAGTCCGCTTCCGCATCGACGGTGTGCTGAACGATGTGGAGCACCATCCGAAGCGCCTGCACTCCTCCATCATCGCCCGTATCAAGATCATGTGCGGGTCGATGAGCATCGATGAAAAGCGTGTCCCGCAAGACGGTCGTATCCAGATGGCCTTCAATGGCAAAGAGCTGGACATGCGTGTTTCGGTGATCCCCACCAACAACGGTGAAAGCGTGGTCATGCGTGTGCTTGATAAGAGCAGCCTCCGCCTCGGCCTGTCCGATCTCGGTTTCCTCTCGGATGACCAGGACACCTTTGAGAAACTGATCACCCTGCCGGACGGCATCGTGCTGGTGACAGGGCCAACGGGTTCGGGTAAAACCACCACCCTCTACGCGTGCTTGAACTTCATCAACCGCCCTGACCGCAAGATCATCACCGTGGAAGACCCGGTGGAATATGAGTTGGCCGGGATCAACCAGGTGATGGTGAAGGAAGACGTGGGAATGAGCTTCGGTGCGGCCCTAAAAGCCATCCTTCGTCAGGCGCCGAACATCATCATGATCGGGGAAATTCGAGATCTCGAGACGGCGTCGATCGCCATCGAGGCCTCGCTCACCGGTCACTTGGTGTTCAGCACCCTGCATACCAATGACGCCCCGGGTTCCGTGGCTCGTCTGGCGGATATTGGCGTGAAGCCTTTCCTGATCGCTTCTGCGGTGCGCGGGATTTTGGCGCAACGTCTGGTGCGTAAACTCTGTTCGGAGTGTAAGCAGCCCTCCGGCCTGAGTGAGCGTGAACTGCGCAGCCTGGGGTTGGAAGCCAGCCAGCTGTTCAATGCCACGATCATGGGTCCCAATGGCTGCAACAAGTGCCGTCAACGTGGTTACAAAGGCCGTATGGTGATCGCTGAAATCTTCAAAGTGGATGATGAAGTCCGTAACATGATCAACCAGCAGCTCACCACACCCCAGTTGCGCAAGCGTGCCCGTGAGCTGGGCATGCGCACCCTCCGTGAAGACGGTGTGCGCAAGGTGCTGGCCGGGATGACGACGGCTGAAGAAGTGATCGAAGCCACCATGGCCGACGGTGAATAATCCACGGGTCCCCACGAAATCTTAACTCTGAAAGACTGATTCCCCCCTATGACAGCCCAGAACGTGGTAGATATGCTGGAAGCCCGCGGTGTGATTGACAGCGGCCAGGCCTACGACATCACCCAGGACGCCGTTCACAACGGCAAAGACGTTCTCCAGGTCGTGCTTGATTACGGCCTTTTCACGACTGAAGACGAGTTCTGGGCCATGGTGGCTGAGGAACTCGGTGCGGAACACTTCGACTTGGCGGAGTTTGAGCCGCCTCCCTCTGTCATCGGTTTGATTCCTGCTGGGATGGCCCGTCTTTATGGGGCATTCCCCATCACCCTGGATGGACGTGGTTTGCATGTGGCTTTCACCGATCCGCTGAATCCCCAGCTCGTGGAGGACCTGCGTTTCGGTCTGGATAAAACTGTCGTTCCTGTCGTGGCCCGCCGTGCTCAGGTTCAGGCGCTCATTGACAAACATTATGGCTCGGGTGCCCCGAACATTGATGAAATTTTCGGCGGTCTGAAGGATGCGGGGAAAGGCTCTCCTGAAGTGGAAGCAAACTCGGCACCGATCGTCAAATTCGTCGATCTGGTGATGACTCAGGCCATCAAGGAGCGTGCCTCTGACATTCACTTCGAGCCCTTCGAGCACGAGTTCAAAATCCGGTATCGTGTGGACGGTGCGCTGTATGAAATGGCACCTCCGCCCATCCACTTGGCCACCAGTGTGATCTCTCGTATCAAGGTGATGTCGAACATGAACATCGCCGAGCGCCGAGTTCCTCAAGACGGTCGTATCAAAACCACCGTGAACGGCAAAGGGGTGGACATGCGTGTGAGTTCACTGCCCACTCAGCACGGTGAATCCGTGGTGCTTCGTGTCTTGGACCGCAGTTCAGTGAACCTGGACCTCGAACATCTGGGCATGCCGCCCTACCTATTCGATTACATTTCTGAGACGATCAACAAACCCAACGGTATTTTCATCGTCACAGGCCCTACCGGTGCCGGTAAGACCACCACCCTGTATGCTTGCCTACGTCGTATCAACACCATCGACAGTAAGCTGCTCACGGCGGAAGACCCGGTAGAATATGAGTTGGATGGCGTCATGCAGGTGCCGGTGAATCCCGCGGTCGGCCTTACCTTTGCTAAAGCTCTCCGCGCATTCCTGCGTCAAGATCCTGACCGGATCATGGTGGGAGAGATGCGTGACAAGGAAACAGCCCAGATCGCCATTCAGGCCTCGCTGACGGGACACTTGGTGCTGAGCACCCTGCACACAAACGATGCTGCCGGTGCCGTGACTCGTCTTGTGGATATGGGTGTGGAGCCTTTCCTCGTGGCCGCCACGCTGGAGGGTGTGCTTGCCCAACGTCTGCTGCGCACCGTTTGTAAAAACTGCCGCATGCCTTACGAGCCGAGCCTTTCCATCCTCAACCAACTCAACCTGTCGCAGTCGGACATTGGTGGAAAACAATTCTACACGGGTAATGGCTGTGACAAGTGCGGTGGCAGCGGTTACAAAGGCCGTAAAGGCATCTACGAACTGCTGGATGTGACCGATCCGATCCGTGACCTGGTGACCCAGAGAGCGCCGACTCTCGCCCTGAAACAAAAGGCCATCGAGCTGGGGATGCAAACTCTACGCGAAGACGGCCTGCGCAACATTTACGATGGCGAAACGACCATTGAAGAGGTGCTGAAATACACCTGATCTCAACCGGGGCTCAAAGGCAGTTTGTCAGCCCTGACATTATTTATTTGTTGGACATTCTGCCTCAAGACCCGGTAATCTCAAAATTGCTCTAAACCCCCCGCAGCGCTCCCTTTTCTATGCCGAAGTTCCACTACATCGCCCTCGATCAGAACGGTCAAGAAGTCGCCGGTGAACTCGATGCCTCCAGCGAAGCCGAGGCCATCAACCTCCTCCGTCAGAGCCAGCTTTACCCGACTCAAGTAGCCCAGGAAGGTCGGGGTGATGCAGCCGTGAAAAAGCGCGCCAAGGCCACCACCCCCAAAGGCAAGTCTGTGAAGGCTGGTGCCAATGCTAAGGTGAAGGCCAAGGTGCTGATGATTTTCACCCGCCAGTTGGCCACTCTGATCGATTCGGGTCTACCCCTTCTTCGTGGTTTGACCGTGTTGGCCCGTCAAGAGCCGAACCCGATCATGAAGAGCACCGTTACGACCATTGCTGATAACGTGCAGACGGGTAGCACCTTCTCGGAGACGCTGTCTCAGTATCCCAAGATTTTTAACAAGCTTTACATCAACATGGTGAAAGCGGGTGAGTTGGGTGGTGTGCTTGAAATCGTGCTCAACCGCTTGGCTGAATACCAAGAGAAAGCTCAGAAACTGAAGAACAAGATCGTGGCCGCGATGGTTTACCCCATCATCGTGATGTTCATCGCCGTGGCTATCATGGTCTTCCTCATGTTGGTCATCGTGCCTCGCTTCGAGAAGATCTTCGAAGACATGCTGGGTGATAAGAACAAGCTCCCCGAGCTGACCAAGCTGGTGATCGGCTTCAGCCGCTGGATGGGAGATAACTTCCTCTATCTCGTCGCTGGTGTTGTCGTGACCGTGGTCGGTTGGAGGCTGTATGCAGCTACGGCTGGTGGACGTCGTGCCATTGATAAACTGAAGCTCAAGTTGCCTCTGTTTGGTGACGTGCAAAAGAAGACCGCCATCTCTCGTTTCAGCCGCACTCTGGGCACTCTGGTCACCTCCGGTGTCCCGATTCTGCAAGCCCTGAACATCACCCGTGAAACTGCTGGCAATACCGTCGTTTCAGACGCCATCACCAAGGTGCATGACGCCGTGAAAGAAGGTGAATCCATGGTAGCCCCTCTGGAGTCCAGCAATGTCTTCCCGCCGATGGTGATCTCCATGGTGGATGTCGGTGAAGAAACCGGTCAGCTCCCAGAGATGCTTCTGAAGATTGCCGATGTGTATGAAGATGAAGTGGACAATGCGGTTTCGGCCCTCACGTCCATGCTTGAGCCTCTCATGATCGTGATGCTGGCTCTCGTAGTCGGTGTTATCGTTATGGCGCTGTTCCTTCCGCTCATCGAGGTGATCAAAGGCCTCAGCGGCGGAGCCTAGTCCTCCCCAACCCTCCATCCCCCAGCCAGCTTATGAAAACTTACATGCGGAAGCCTGTTCAGGCGGGCTTCACCGTGGTCGAACTTCTGGTCGTCATCACCATCATTGCGCTGTTGTTCGCTCTGACGATCGGCGCATTTACCTATGCGCAGCGCTCTGCGGCACGGAGCCGCACAACCGTGGCGATGAACGCCATCAAGAGCGGTCTCGAACGCTACTCGACGGAATTTGGTGAATATCCGACGCCTCAAAACGCGGGTGACACCATCGCTGTAGGCAACAAAACATACGAGGTGGGGGCTGCAGCAATGCTCTACCAAGTGTTGAGTGGTGATGGCTACGATAACATCGCCATCGCAGAACCTCCTGTGGACGCAGGCCCAGCGAGTTCAAACGGCTCAATTGACGAAAACGAGTCTAAGTATGTCATGATCACAGACATGCCCAAAGAGATTTACGTTTACGAGTCCACCAGCAATCGCGGTTACATGGTGGATGGGTTTGGTAAACCTTTTCAATATGAGAAGGCCAATCCAGCTAACTCAGGTGCAGGTGTGAATACCGTCAATCCAACTTACGACCTCTGGTCTTACGGTGAGGATGAAGAAAACATCACGGCACGTTCTATTGATACGCTTAACGCTGGGCCCGTGAAGGATGCCA
The DNA window shown above is from Prosthecobacter debontii and carries:
- a CDS encoding GspE/PulE family protein is translated as MYSNEEYLLELLTESGLIADRDLQQAKTTKKPTETLLECLIKTGVVSDEQVAQTVAVNSGMEYVDLNGFAVNPSLKGLVPMEVAQRYKVVPIGINGTALQVAVADPYDFETLDSLPHVLQPDLEIFCSTPALIKTVQANIYGNEIFGDAVTKSGGGASDGDAPIIKLVTNTLMEAFKNGTSDIHIEPLEKDVRVRFRIDGVLNDVEHHPKRLHSSIIARIKIMCGSMSIDEKRVPQDGRIQMAFNGKELDMRVSVIPTNNGESVVMRVLDKSSLRLGLSDLGFLSDDQDTFEKLITLPDGIVLVTGPTGSGKTTTLYACLNFINRPDRKIITVEDPVEYELAGINQVMVKEDVGMSFGAALKAILRQAPNIIMIGEIRDLETASIAIEASLTGHLVFSTLHTNDAPGSVARLADIGVKPFLIASAVRGILAQRLVRKLCSECKQPSGLSERELRSLGLEASQLFNATIMGPNGCNKCRQRGYKGRMVIAEIFKVDDEVRNMINQQLTTPQLRKRARELGMRTLREDGVRKVLAGMTTAEEVIEATMADGE
- a CDS encoding GspE/PulE family protein, which produces MTAQNVVDMLEARGVIDSGQAYDITQDAVHNGKDVLQVVLDYGLFTTEDEFWAMVAEELGAEHFDLAEFEPPPSVIGLIPAGMARLYGAFPITLDGRGLHVAFTDPLNPQLVEDLRFGLDKTVVPVVARRAQVQALIDKHYGSGAPNIDEIFGGLKDAGKGSPEVEANSAPIVKFVDLVMTQAIKERASDIHFEPFEHEFKIRYRVDGALYEMAPPPIHLATSVISRIKVMSNMNIAERRVPQDGRIKTTVNGKGVDMRVSSLPTQHGESVVLRVLDRSSVNLDLEHLGMPPYLFDYISETINKPNGIFIVTGPTGAGKTTTLYACLRRINTIDSKLLTAEDPVEYELDGVMQVPVNPAVGLTFAKALRAFLRQDPDRIMVGEMRDKETAQIAIQASLTGHLVLSTLHTNDAAGAVTRLVDMGVEPFLVAATLEGVLAQRLLRTVCKNCRMPYEPSLSILNQLNLSQSDIGGKQFYTGNGCDKCGGSGYKGRKGIYELLDVTDPIRDLVTQRAPTLALKQKAIELGMQTLREDGLRNIYDGETTIEEVLKYT
- a CDS encoding type II secretion system F family protein, which produces MPKFHYIALDQNGQEVAGELDASSEAEAINLLRQSQLYPTQVAQEGRGDAAVKKRAKATTPKGKSVKAGANAKVKAKVLMIFTRQLATLIDSGLPLLRGLTVLARQEPNPIMKSTVTTIADNVQTGSTFSETLSQYPKIFNKLYINMVKAGELGGVLEIVLNRLAEYQEKAQKLKNKIVAAMVYPIIVMFIAVAIMVFLMLVIVPRFEKIFEDMLGDKNKLPELTKLVIGFSRWMGDNFLYLVAGVVVTVVGWRLYAATAGGRRAIDKLKLKLPLFGDVQKKTAISRFSRTLGTLVTSGVPILQALNITRETAGNTVVSDAITKVHDAVKEGESMVAPLESSNVFPPMVISMVDVGEETGQLPEMLLKIADVYEDEVDNAVSALTSMLEPLMIVMLALVVGVIVMALFLPLIEVIKGLSGGA
- a CDS encoding type II secretion system protein; translated protein: MKTYMRKPVQAGFTVVELLVVITIIALLFALTIGAFTYAQRSAARSRTTVAMNAIKSGLERYSTEFGEYPTPQNAGDTIAVGNKTYEVGAAAMLYQVLSGDGYDNIAIAEPPVDAGPASSNGSIDENESKYVMITDMPKEIYVYESTSNRGYMVDGFGKPFQYEKANPANSGAGVNTVNPTYDLWSYGEDEENITARSIDTLNAGPVKDASQKWIKNW